The Desulfovibrio desulfuricans DSM 642 genome includes a window with the following:
- a CDS encoding sensor domain-containing diguanylate cyclase, with protein sequence MSDISKPLISFAVLVLLFLAPIFFIHDYASDITSTISATTLTRLAEVNARAGNNFYQSVRSSMMEMSGMTKYLAQQEYRVSREYVLALAPLFYAHGVRRFSIVDAEGKGFDGGGAQTDYSNDPIFLRARQGLTHVATAGGTTSPRVLIIANPLVAHGSVQAVLISEFPAEAIETNMETWAFSNNTYNMVFDDSGQPLFWSPPPGKAMDDLFASFTACGLPPNVAAILRQKFADGAQQSMTFFDKATGLFIATAPVERFGWRMVSFVPQQAGNAAASKQSLITNELVWRLVILAGIILTFLLLLERNSSRKLRRQQEDYRSIITSMSGGVLKFFSPDGIFLFVSPNYVKMLGFTEAEFKKTYGNSFSATVYEQDRESTLRTMRKQMKNSQPIDVEYRTRTKSGALIWLYHKGSVVNIEHGRSYIQSIVFDITHNKEAALSKRISDERYQFILEQHDINIFEQNLVNGYFSCSAQWLHTFGAVFNILENDPAIPLFPDDQERLVAFQKEVRLAPHQHKCTLEARLRDAEGEYRWFRIEASNIANTQGAPIYSIGIITDIDKQKSLELQLRTQATRDSGTGMRNKMSTEKAVSQFLETHESPLPQFYAMFMVDFDNFKGVNDRFGHARGDKALFDMAQIIRRNFRGVDIVGRIGGDEFLVFCTEKMSLHGIRERAHILVEQLHTQCCDQHSCLTLTASVGVACSPRDGTTYAELFNKADKATYAAKKLGRNRCVFYKEMNGDAQQGDPLQ encoded by the coding sequence ATGTCAGATATCTCCAAGCCTCTCATATCATTTGCCGTTCTTGTTCTCTTATTTCTTGCCCCCATTTTTTTTATTCATGATTACGCAAGCGATATTACATCAACCATCTCTGCCACTACGCTTACGCGCCTTGCCGAGGTGAACGCCCGCGCGGGCAACAATTTTTATCAGTCTGTTCGCAGCAGCATGATGGAAATGAGCGGCATGACCAAGTATCTGGCGCAGCAGGAATACCGCGTCAGCAGGGAATACGTGCTTGCCCTTGCCCCCCTGTTTTACGCCCATGGCGTAAGGCGTTTCAGCATTGTTGATGCAGAAGGAAAGGGCTTTGACGGCGGAGGGGCGCAGACAGACTACAGCAACGACCCGATCTTTTTACGCGCACGCCAGGGCTTGACCCATGTTGCCACCGCTGGCGGCACCACCAGCCCACGGGTTCTGATCATTGCCAACCCGCTGGTTGCCCACGGCAGCGTACAAGCGGTTCTTATCAGCGAATTCCCGGCAGAAGCCATAGAAACCAATATGGAAACGTGGGCGTTCAGCAACAACACCTACAACATGGTTTTTGACGATTCAGGCCAGCCCCTGTTCTGGTCGCCGCCCCCCGGCAAGGCCATGGATGACCTCTTTGCTTCGTTCACCGCATGCGGACTTCCCCCGAATGTTGCGGCCATATTGCGGCAAAAATTTGCAGACGGCGCACAGCAGTCCATGACTTTTTTTGACAAAGCCACGGGCCTTTTCATCGCCACAGCGCCTGTTGAACGTTTTGGCTGGCGCATGGTTTCCTTTGTTCCGCAGCAAGCAGGCAATGCGGCAGCTTCAAAACAGTCGCTCATCACCAACGAGCTTGTCTGGCGGCTGGTCATTCTGGCTGGCATAATCCTTACATTCCTGCTGTTGCTCGAGCGCAACTCCTCCCGCAAGCTGCGCCGCCAGCAGGAGGATTACCGCTCCATCATCACCAGCATGTCCGGCGGGGTGCTCAAGTTTTTCAGTCCTGACGGCATATTCCTTTTTGTCAGCCCCAATTATGTAAAAATGCTCGGCTTTACCGAGGCGGAATTTAAAAAAACATACGGCAACAGTTTTTCTGCCACAGTGTATGAACAAGACCGTGAATCCACGCTGCGCACCATGCGCAAGCAGATGAAAAACAGCCAGCCCATAGATGTGGAATACCGCACCCGCACCAAGAGCGGAGCATTGATATGGCTGTACCACAAAGGATCCGTGGTCAACATTGAACACGGCCGATCGTACATACAAAGCATTGTCTTTGACATTACCCACAATAAAGAAGCGGCGCTTTCCAAGCGCATATCCGATGAACGTTACCAGTTTATTCTGGAACAGCACGACATCAACATATTTGAACAAAATCTGGTCAACGGCTATTTTTCCTGTTCGGCCCAATGGCTGCACACCTTCGGCGCTGTTTTCAATATCCTCGAGAACGACCCGGCCATCCCGCTGTTTCCTGACGATCAGGAACGCCTGGTGGCTTTTCAAAAAGAAGTGCGCCTTGCGCCGCACCAGCATAAATGCACCCTTGAAGCCCGTTTGCGTGATGCCGAGGGGGAATACCGCTGGTTTCGCATTGAGGCCTCCAACATTGCCAATACCCAGGGTGCCCCTATCTACTCCATTGGCATTATTACAGATATCGACAAACAGAAATCTCTGGAGCTGCAATTACGCACCCAGGCCACGCGCGACAGCGGCACCGGCATGCGCAACAAGATGTCTACGGAGAAAGCCGTATCGCAATTTCTGGAAACGCACGAATCCCCCCTGCCGCAATTCTACGCCATGTTCATGGTTGATTTTGACAATTTCAAAGGCGTCAATGACCGTTTCGGCCATGCCAGGGGCGACAAGGCCCTCTTTGACATGGCCCAAATCATCCGCCGCAATTTCCGTGGCGTGGACATTGTGGGACGCATCGGCGGCGATGAATTTCTGGTTTTCTGTACAGAAAAGATGTCGCTGCACGGCATACGCGAGCGCGCCCACATACTTGTGGAACAACTGCACACCCAATGCTGCGACCAGCACTCATGCCTCACCCTGACCGCCAGCGTTGGCGTGGCATGCAGCCCACGGGACGGCACAACCTATGCCGAACTGTTCAATAAGGCAGACAAGGCCACCTATGCGGCAAAAAAACTGGGCAGAAACAGATGCGTGTTTTATAAAGAAATGAACGGCGATGCGCAGCAGGGCGACCCACTGCAATAA
- a CDS encoding adenylate kinase yields MNILIFGPNGSGKGTQGDLIKQKYNLAHIESGAIFREHIGGGTELGKKAKAYIDRGDLVPDDITIPMVLETLKTKGQQGWLLDGFPRNTVQAQKLWDALQKEGMQLDYVIEILLPREVAKNRIMGRRLCKNNNNHPNNIFIDAIKPNGDVCRVCGGALSSRSDDQDETAINKRHDIYYNTTDGTLAAAYFYKDLAGAGKTKYIELNGEGSIDSIKETLLSKLA; encoded by the coding sequence GTGAATATCCTTATTTTTGGCCCCAACGGCAGCGGCAAAGGCACTCAGGGCGACCTGATCAAGCAGAAGTACAACCTCGCCCACATCGAATCCGGGGCCATCTTCCGTGAACACATCGGCGGCGGCACCGAGCTGGGCAAAAAAGCCAAGGCTTACATTGATCGCGGCGACCTCGTGCCCGATGACATCACCATTCCCATGGTGCTGGAAACCCTGAAAACCAAGGGGCAGCAGGGCTGGCTGCTTGATGGCTTCCCCCGCAATACCGTGCAGGCCCAGAAGCTGTGGGACGCCCTTCAGAAAGAAGGCATGCAGCTTGACTACGTGATTGAAATTCTTCTGCCCCGCGAAGTGGCCAAAAACCGCATCATGGGCCGCCGCCTCTGCAAGAATAACAACAACCACCCCAACAACATCTTTATTGACGCCATCAAGCCCAACGGCGATGTCTGCCGCGTCTGTGGCGGCGCGCTTTCCAGCCGTTCCGACGACCAGGACGAAACCGCCATCAACAAGCGTCACGACATTTACTACAACACCACCGATGGCACCCTGGCCGCCGCTTACTTCTACAAGGACCTCGCTGGCGCTGGCAAGACCAAATACATCGAACTGAATGGCGAAGGCAGCATTGATTCCATCAAGGAAACCCTGCTCTCCAAGCTTGCCTAG
- a CDS encoding AsmA family protein, with protein MLLNPSRLRLITRIFLALLLTLSAMSAAVFWLLQRNPEALAQHYIEQIAASTGLDITVESVNVALLPLPSLAVSNASVEGKNFNFTVAYATLRPDFLALLRGELLPRNITLLRPRLKGELPVALSLPYLFPDDAEAAQPTEAQAVQEKSATPQKASPKSASQPAASPAAKASNPPTQDATIPAVTDAAAPLQNAAAQEQPPAQDSVQSWLARLAGDTTGGTALLPGILPGRFRLAVSQGEVDITGEDKTQLTASGLQCDVETASATRLEGNFFCATAILQPEGQTPARIEHLNLEGKTDLSAPLARTPQLAVKGTMQLPNWLARLNFALGLKADANGWSLTSDLEGELRKDEVLLPAHVTGTVAQRNKEDQGISLENLRLRLGQDDVNVNGMLRLGGPDTFRIEGRLQLQRASLTEWLGFARNLAPGLQVALDEVTLGTLDFSVDGKGLRVPHIDVTAAGSRFLGSGGVASWARPELLLDLKAETVNLGRAIPESVGVLPAEPRYGHGPITPMPGKPVEPGEIGLDYNIRLGATQVNYGPIVINDALVVIKQGLVDQVTHFEDTLLIVDATLYGGSVKGDTIMGGHPDTPYAIRLHMRDVNGDNLAKDLPVMPVSGGKLRGDVDVMSQGRELDVFLGKLRGTVSARAEKGQLRPPNNIPGKASPGAVGFKALDVSLKARTAAWEQSRLGLEGQWTATIEDEGIDASVGLNGRLWFSGDGQGGGNMDFQNLPGTISLSLSPEKSFQPDGLQAQISGKFSCQAARNQLSATDMHVNALGADISGAGQLGMGKDGMVWQGKVSAFIPDSTKTLRLLGAANPNVPQPLRRIELDTAFKGDSGSLALSEFRAKVDQNDISGSISLDWRKELALRFKLSAPQIDLDRYVGDKPAGQADGGKNKKKAESKPWDLRFMRAFSAEGEAHVGQLTLWKLRTDDLRLKARMENGTLRYESQGGKFYGSPVSAHGEMRFNKGMGFANALSIEGFDLAAASKDRGGSAALGGRASISSEVDAELTGANQLPARLNGKWRFNVHNGFYQSRDKDGQLKGKPTRFDAAGSSGAITNGIAKSGDFYLKGQDITVTGGGWIDLNSETLDCNFTVNMKNLPEFPMRLYGSLDNSKTSIGAGKLLLNTIGGITQGFVDVLGSVVEGTWKLFR; from the coding sequence ATGCTGCTCAACCCTAGCCGACTTCGCCTTATCACGCGCATTTTTCTGGCGCTTCTGTTAACCCTGTCGGCTATGTCGGCGGCGGTCTTTTGGCTATTGCAACGCAATCCCGAGGCGCTGGCCCAACATTATATTGAACAGATTGCCGCCAGCACCGGCCTGGATATTACTGTTGAATCGGTCAATGTGGCCCTTTTGCCGCTGCCCTCCCTGGCTGTCAGCAATGCCAGCGTGGAGGGCAAGAACTTTAATTTTACCGTTGCCTACGCCACACTCCGGCCCGACTTTCTGGCGCTGCTGCGCGGCGAACTGCTGCCCCGCAATATCACCCTGCTGCGCCCCCGCCTCAAGGGCGAACTGCCCGTGGCGCTCAGCTTGCCCTATCTGTTCCCAGACGATGCCGAAGCCGCCCAACCGACTGAAGCTCAGGCCGTGCAAGAAAAGAGCGCAACCCCCCAAAAGGCGTCCCCAAAATCTGCCTCTCAACCTGCCGCATCCCCAGCGGCAAAGGCCAGCAATCCACCGACACAAGATGCAACAATCCCGGCCGTAACCGATGCGGCGGCCCCCCTGCAAAACGCTGCCGCGCAAGAGCAGCCCCCTGCGCAGGACTCCGTGCAATCATGGCTGGCCCGGCTTGCCGGGGACACTACTGGAGGCACGGCTCTTTTGCCGGGCATTTTGCCGGGTCGGTTCAGGCTGGCTGTTTCGCAGGGCGAAGTGGACATCACAGGCGAGGACAAAACACAGCTGACGGCAAGCGGGCTGCAATGCGATGTGGAAACAGCCTCGGCCACTCGCCTTGAGGGCAACTTTTTTTGCGCCACAGCGATTCTTCAGCCAGAAGGTCAAACGCCAGCCCGGATTGAACACCTCAATCTGGAAGGCAAGACAGACCTCTCGGCCCCACTGGCAAGAACGCCGCAACTGGCGGTCAAGGGCACCATGCAGTTGCCCAACTGGCTGGCCCGCCTCAACTTTGCGCTGGGTCTCAAGGCTGATGCCAATGGCTGGAGCCTGACCAGCGACCTTGAAGGCGAACTGCGCAAGGATGAAGTGCTGCTGCCTGCCCATGTGACCGGCACCGTGGCCCAACGCAACAAGGAAGATCAAGGCATCAGCCTTGAAAACCTGCGCCTGCGGCTTGGGCAGGATGATGTGAACGTCAACGGTATGCTGCGCCTGGGCGGGCCGGACACATTCAGGATTGAAGGCCGCCTGCAGCTGCAGCGCGCAAGCCTGACGGAGTGGCTGGGCTTTGCCCGCAATCTGGCGCCCGGCCTTCAGGTGGCGCTGGACGAAGTAACCCTTGGCACTCTTGATTTTTCAGTGGACGGCAAAGGGCTGCGCGTTCCGCATATTGATGTAACCGCCGCGGGCAGCCGCTTTTTGGGTTCCGGCGGCGTTGCGAGCTGGGCCAGGCCAGAACTGCTGCTGGATCTCAAGGCCGAGACTGTGAATCTGGGGCGCGCCATCCCTGAATCGGTTGGGGTATTGCCTGCCGAACCGCGATATGGCCACGGGCCGATCACCCCCATGCCCGGCAAACCGGTCGAACCCGGCGAAATAGGTCTTGATTACAACATCCGCCTGGGCGCAACCCAGGTGAACTACGGCCCCATTGTCATCAACGACGCGCTGGTCGTCATTAAGCAGGGGCTGGTCGACCAGGTCACGCATTTTGAAGACACGCTGCTGATTGTTGACGCCACTTTGTACGGCGGCAGCGTCAAGGGCGACACCATCATGGGCGGTCACCCGGATACCCCCTACGCCATCCGCCTGCACATGCGTGACGTTAACGGCGATAATCTGGCAAAAGACCTCCCGGTCATGCCCGTGAGCGGCGGCAAGCTGCGCGGTGATGTGGACGTTATGAGCCAGGGGCGGGAGCTGGATGTTTTTCTGGGCAAGTTGCGCGGCACGGTAAGCGCCCGGGCCGAAAAAGGCCAGTTGCGCCCGCCGAACAATATCCCCGGCAAGGCCTCCCCCGGCGCAGTGGGCTTTAAAGCGCTTGATGTAAGCCTTAAAGCCCGCACGGCGGCCTGGGAGCAAAGCCGTCTGGGCCTTGAAGGCCAGTGGACCGCCACCATTGAAGATGAAGGCATTGATGCCAGCGTGGGCCTTAACGGCAGGCTCTGGTTCAGCGGCGATGGCCAGGGCGGCGGCAACATGGATTTTCAAAACCTGCCCGGCACCATCAGCCTGAGCCTCAGCCCGGAAAAATCCTTCCAGCCAGACGGCCTGCAAGCGCAGATCAGCGGCAAATTCAGTTGTCAGGCGGCGCGCAACCAGCTTTCGGCAACAGACATGCACGTGAACGCCCTTGGGGCGGACATTTCCGGCGCTGGGCAACTGGGCATGGGCAAGGACGGCATGGTCTGGCAGGGCAAGGTTTCCGCCTTTATCCCGGACAGCACAAAAACACTGCGTCTGCTTGGCGCTGCCAACCCCAATGTGCCCCAACCCCTTCGCCGGATCGAGCTGGACACTGCCTTCAAGGGCGATAGCGGATCCCTGGCGCTGTCAGAGTTCCGAGCCAAGGTGGATCAAAACGATATTTCCGGCAGTATCAGCCTTGACTGGCGCAAGGAGCTGGCCCTGCGATTCAAGCTCTCCGCTCCGCAGATTGATCTTGACCGCTATGTGGGCGACAAGCCCGCCGGGCAGGCAGATGGCGGCAAGAACAAAAAAAAGGCTGAGAGCAAACCGTGGGATCTGCGCTTCATGCGGGCGTTTTCCGCTGAGGGCGAAGCGCACGTTGGCCAGCTCACCCTGTGGAAACTGCGCACCGATGACCTGCGCCTTAAAGCCAGGATGGAGAACGGAACCCTGCGTTATGAAAGCCAGGGCGGCAAATTTTATGGCTCGCCCGTGTCTGCGCATGGTGAAATGCGCTTCAACAAAGGGATGGGTTTTGCCAATGCCCTGTCCATCGAGGGCTTTGACCTTGCCGCAGCAAGCAAGGATCGCGGCGGCAGCGCTGCCCTTGGCGGGCGCGCGAGCATAAGCTCCGAGGTTGACGCGGAACTGACAGGGGCAAACCAGTTGCCTGCACGCCTTAACGGCAAATGGCGCTTCAACGTTCATAATGGCTTTTACCAGTCGCGCGACAAAGACGGTCAGCTCAAGGGCAAACCCACCCGCTTTGATGCTGCGGGCAGCTCCGGCGCAATCACCAACGGCATTGCAAAAAGTGGTGATTTTTATCTCAAGGGGCAGGATATCACTGTTACCGGCGGCGGATGGATAGACCTCAACAGTGAGACCCTTGACTGTAACTTTACCGTAAACATGAAGAATCTTCCAGAATTCCCCATGCGCCTTTATGGCAGCCTGGACAACAGCAAAACATCCATTGGCGCTGGCAAGCTGCTGCTCAACACCATTGGCGGCATCACCCAGGGTTTTGTGGATGTGCTCGGCAGCGTGGTGGAAGGCACCTGGAAGCTCTTTCGTTAG
- a CDS encoding glycosyltransferase, with protein MKRLLWIGSPFFSDALSSCGWDAVARHNFEHAAVFGWHDLVRIAGFEPDVLVVADKSRAPYVLGVEDFPCLTVFYSVDSHIHSWQPYYAQAFDVCIASLRDHLPRFAGPYLPADRVWWSPAFAWAQDAPEPQTAKDMDCVFVGTVNANLPCRTAFLEKCRSGLPELQIVTGSYRHLYARARVVLNHCEHGDLNFRVFEALGCGSCLVTPRIGHGLTDIFAEGEHMLCYGADTADNGSIVDAATAAGEAVAHVRYLLEHPDVAARMGQAALACIDGGHRAVHRARAFSDRVRALLTSDPQCVARRRGRAAAIRKDYLRLPYLHWAEELRGTGLSEAYLAAAKGKFGLTGRE; from the coding sequence ATGAAGCGGCTTTTGTGGATAGGCAGTCCTTTTTTTAGCGACGCCCTTTCTTCCTGCGGCTGGGATGCTGTGGCCCGGCACAATTTTGAGCATGCCGCCGTGTTTGGCTGGCATGATCTGGTGCGTATCGCGGGTTTTGAGCCAGACGTGCTGGTAGTGGCCGACAAAAGCCGCGCTCCCTATGTGCTTGGCGTAGAGGACTTTCCGTGCCTCACTGTGTTCTACAGCGTGGATTCTCACATCCATTCGTGGCAACCGTATTACGCTCAGGCTTTTGATGTATGCATTGCGTCTTTGCGCGATCATTTGCCGCGTTTTGCAGGGCCATATCTGCCCGCAGATCGGGTGTGGTGGTCACCTGCCTTTGCCTGGGCTCAGGATGCGCCCGAGCCGCAGACTGCCAAGGATATGGACTGCGTGTTTGTGGGCACGGTCAATGCCAATCTGCCGTGCCGCACGGCCTTTCTGGAAAAGTGCCGCAGCGGATTGCCGGAATTGCAGATTGTAACCGGCTCCTACCGCCATTTATACGCAAGGGCGCGGGTGGTGCTGAACCACTGCGAGCACGGCGACCTGAACTTTCGGGTTTTTGAGGCCTTGGGCTGCGGCAGTTGCCTTGTGACCCCACGCATCGGGCACGGGCTGACGGATATTTTTGCCGAGGGCGAGCACATGCTCTGCTATGGGGCGGATACGGCGGACAATGGCAGCATTGTAGATGCTGCCACCGCTGCTGGCGAGGCTGTGGCTCATGTGCGCTATCTGCTTGAGCATCCGGATGTTGCTGCGCGCATGGGGCAGGCCGCGCTGGCCTGCATAGACGGAGGCCATAGGGCGGTGCACCGCGCAAGAGCATTCAGCGACAGGGTGCGCGCCCTCCTGACCAGCGACCCGCAGTGCGTTGCGCGCCGCAGGGGCAGGGCCGCAGCCATCCGCAAGGATTATCTGCGTTTGCCCTATTTGCATTGGGCCGAGGAGTTGCGCGGTACCGGGTTGAGCGAGGCATATCTGGCGGCTGCCAAGGGGAAATTCGGTCTGACAGGGCGGGAATGA